gctttttattttgcgattttgttttacctattTTCCAAGACTCCTCgtatattactctttttcagttactattatgtatatattttgttttagaggtcgtaataccacaccacctctattttgcggcttaagcataaagctttgtgtggtaggtgttacaaatttgattttaatttttaattgactCAATTTGTATCGTAAAATTTTAAGACGAGACTTAAATTTGATTCCAACATATTAAGGCTTTTATAAAAGTCTAAATCAGTGTCTATTTTATAATAGGTTAGGCCAGATCAGACTAAATACAGACCATGTTATTGGCTCCTGATAAGCCGCCTAACCTATTTTCCATCCCTGATGAGGAGGCCTAACATTGAGGAGTTCCTCTATCCACTCCCACGTCGAGTGTTAGTACCATGTCTAAAAGTCCTTAAGCAACCACTCAATGACTCTCCATTGATGCGTAACCTAAAGTGGTACGCCACATTCTACAGAGTGATGGTACACTCATCCTAAGACAAATAGAAATTGTGGGTCTCCGAATACCAACGCTTCACAACTGCAGAAATCAGAGTGTTGTTAAACACAAAGTCTTTGAATTGCACTGTGTCACCAAATTCATCCTCCCTCAAATAAAGAATAATGACATCTAGTGGTGTAAAATTGTGGCTAACTCGTCTAGAAAATAGGAGGCGAGGTCTAAAATTTAATAGAAAATTTTGAAGTTCATTAATAGTAAATTTAAAGTTTGTTCATTAGTAGTAAATTTAATTCTTAAAAATAGGTAAAAGGGTTACAAAACTAAACTACGAAAGAAAGTTGATCCTAAATTTAATTCCTAAAAGCTCACCCTAACATACATAttacaataaaatttattaaacaaTTATTTCAAATATAATAAATCTATTGACATacatttattttttgaataaaatatttaaaatttatttaaaaaaaatcctccTAATACTCAGTAACACAAGTTTCTAAAAATAGATATCAACAACTAATAGAAACTAAACTAACACCTAATCTTATTATGTTCTTAACACAACATCTATTTTAGTTATATATATTAGAGTAAAACGAATCAAACTATCCAAACTATATGCTTCTttattaaaagaagaaaataacaaCACTATCTTTAAAGTCGATCCCTCCAGCGATATACTACATCACGTTCAACCTATTAATATTGTCTTCACGTATATTTGCACACACCATAATGTCTAATGAACTCAAATATCGTAAAACAAAAGCCtctaagaaggagaagagaaatgaAAAGTGGTAAAAAAATGACATTTATGCAATGTTGTGGACAAATTCTATAAAAAATGACTCGTTTGAGCATATCTCATTTATAATGTATCCGCAATACGTTCATAGGTGTATATATCTTATCTCGTAATTAAAacatttatagtgtaaacgagataaataataagatacaaaaatataaattaaatctaAATTACTTATatccataaataaaatatttatttaaaaaaatttgttattgTTGGCCAAATTTATTTCaatattttagtcttatttttatttgttcaaAAACTTGTTTCAATTTCTATATTCAATCAAGTTCAATTTGTAAATGAGTCTTTCTTTAGTGGAATTAAACATTAGAATAATTTAATTGGGAGATATTTAAACTTCTAAACGTAATAAATTTCAGATTGAATGGATTAAAATTTGTTAGTTTCTTAGAGTAGTGTGTTCACATGAGATTTAACCGTCCTATTATTGTTGCATcatgaaattaaatagaaaatagaGTAATTGAGTTGCATTAACTTCAATCCTTTGTTCCCTTTCCAGCATCACCAAGACACCAGGAAAGTGATGGAGTTCCTTCCTCTGTTTATATGCCCATTAAACATATTTCAGTTATAACTGCCAACAAGGAAAAAGGGGGGAAAGGATATTAAGAAAGAAATGATCTCATTGACACAGGTAACTAACTACCACATATGCTTGGGTAAAGAAGTCCAAGCGAAATAGGCACAAACTAGCTTTTGAGATATATACACATAAACAGCAAAAGATAAACTCATAAGCAACAAGTCTTTCCAATCTCCCTTTTGCTGTGGACTCAAATTTTGCTTCAGATTCTTCCCAAGCTTCTCAAAACCATTGACTAGCTTCAAAAGGATCATCTTTCCTCTTATGTCTTTCTTTTCTCCATGGGTAGAATTGTTGACAGGTCCTCTTCCTTGGGAAGATAGTAGAATAAGAACCCTGGGGTTGTTCCTGTTTCTGAGCTCATTGCTTGGTGCTTGTTTGATACGGCAACATTGCCCAAGAGAAAGAGTTGCCATGGtaattaataaagatctttttgCTCAAATAGATAAATGGTAGTGTGATGAAGTAGTTGCATTAATCTGACACAGTGAAGGAAAAGCAATTTAGTGACTAAATGAGTTGTCTCTTCATGCTAgtgtataataattaatttttgttcaatatttgtatataatttgcatcagatatttttatttttccaaaaggGGCAATGGTATATGAGTATAGCATGGATAAGGGGATAATGACAAGGTCATTATTGTGTGGAGGAGGCAAACAAGAGGCCCACGTGGAAAGAACATTTCAAAAACAAAATATGTAgggcagaaaaaaaaagatattttgtgTATAAAGAGTCCCTGTACCTTTGCCTTTTTGGCTTatgtttaaataaataataaaaatatatatttccgATAAAAACAAAAGTGATATTTTCCATAAATGTGAAACCGTTGTTATTTTTTACTTGTTACGAATTGTTTATAATATTTGACTACAACTGCTTTTGCTATATTATGCatgtttgaaaataaaattaatttagttCATTTTTCTTAAATGCTATGCAAGCTTGTGTTTTgctacatcttttttttttttcaattactttCTCTTGTTTAGAATGAAGAATATTGTGCACTATTTTCTTATACCTTCACTAcgtattttattaaaaaaaaaaaaacataaatagtGTTTACGAGCTAGATTATTGTACTAGTCCCTAAAATATAATTTTGTAAACTAAAATTCTTTTTTGAATATAGGTAGCTCAACACAGTAAAGTGGAGCAAAAAAAACTAAGAACAACAAAAAATAAACCATAAATATAAAGGAAAGTTGTAATCcgttgtcatctccggcattgccatcaacaaccaaacggaTCCACTCCACACCATTCCTTATAGCTCAAGAAGGACAGAATCTTAACTCCTTCAACACTTGTCTCTACTCTCTGGAAAACTCTGCTATTTCGCTCCAACCAGATGTTCCAAATAACTGCACAGAATCCTATCAGCCATTTCTTTTGCTCAGACTTCCCACCTGTTACTCCAGTCCAACTCTCAAAGAACTCTTTAACGGTTCCCGGGGTGATCCAAGCTCTATCAGTGAACGTCAAccatgcacaccacacctgccacgtAAACTCACAAGCAAAAAATAAATGATGTACAAATTCTATGTCCTTTTTACACAACACACACATATTGTCATGATGATTAATAATGCCAAGTCTACTCAGCCTCTCCTTCGTGTTGACACTGCCTACTAGCACAAACCATGCAAATAGCTCAACTCTTGGAGGAACCAAGCCTCTCCAAATGGAGCTTGTGAAGTTGTAACTCATGATGTCAGTTGAGAGAGTCTCCTGCTGTAGCACCTGCACAAAAGAACTAGTAGAAAAAACACcatttttatcaaatttccatacAATTGAATTCTCTCTATCAACCGATAATCTCACAACTCGTAACCAGTCCTGAAGTTGATTGAGCAGCTCTAACTCCCATTGGAAGAGTTCTCTCCTCCATTGGAAGTCCCATACCCACTCtagcccatcccaaaacccacagtccCCTATTACAGATCCTTGTtgatttgaaacagagaagagtctCAGAAAACAATCTCTCAAAGAGCCACCTTGTAACCAAGTATCCTCCAAAAAATGAATGTTTCTGCCATTTCCAACCTCCATGGACAGACCCCTGATCATCATATCTCTTGCCTGTTGCTCCTTAATATTAAGCTGGCAGATATCTTTCCATGGCCCCCTCTTGATGGCAGAGGTTGGCTTGATAACATTACAGTTAGGTCCAACTGATTACAAGAGCAAACAACCTTCTTCCAAAGTGggcaatcctcctttgaaaagcGCCACCACCATTTGAACAGAAGCGAGGCATTCCTAATTAGAGCATCTCCTACCCCCAAGCCACCTAGCTTTTTCGGCGCTTGAACTACCTCTCATTTCACCAATGGTATCTCGTTATTCCCATCTTCTTTACTCCACAAGAACCTTCTTTGAAGTCCAATGATCTTTTCTGCAACCTCCTTTGGCATCTTGTACAAGCTTAAGTAGTAAACCGGCAGGCTATTTAGAACAGATTTTATGAGGACCAACTTACCCGCTTTGTTGAGAGATCTAGCTTTCCATAAGCTCAGCTTGTCTTTCACCTTGTCTAGGATTGGTTTTCAGGTCTTCACCAACCGAGGATTAGCACCAAGAGAAATTCCTAAATACCTGACAGGTAAAATCGCTTCGGCACATCCCAACAGACCACACATATTCGTCACCCATTCCTTCTCACAGTTGACTGAAATTAGGCTCAACTTCTCAAAGTTGATACTCAGGCCAGACATTAACTCAAAACAACGCAGGAGCCTCTTATAATTCACTAGCATCTCCGTTTCCTGTGGACAAAAAAGAATTGTGTCGTCTGCAAATTGGAGATGCGACAATTCTATGTTGTCCCTTCCCACCAGCAGTGGAGAAATTCTGTCATTTCTAACCGCCTCCCCCACCATTCTGTGCAGAAcatcaacaacaagaacaaaCAAGAAAGGGGAGAGTGGATCGCCTTGCCTGAGGCCCCTCTCCATCTTGAACGGCTTGGTTAGTGACCCATTGATTAACAATGACATTGATGCTGTAGTCACACATTCCTTCACCCAGGTCCTCCATTGAAGACCAAAACCCATCTTCTGTAGTACTATATCCACAAAGCTCCATCTCACTCTGTCATAGGCTTTCTGAAAGTCCAGTTTAacaattgctgcttgtttctttcgcagCTTAAGCCATTGGATTGTCTCACAGGCAATGAGGGCACCATCATGTATTTTGCGACCCTTTACAAATGCAGACTGAGTCTCCCTCACTAGATGTGGCATCACTGATCGCATTCTTCTTACTAGCACTTTGGATATCACCTTATAGACACAGCCAACCATACTAATCGGTCTTAAGTCTTTGATTTTCTTGGCCCCCTCAAAATGATATAATAATTAATGTAGTCACAGTGTAACTGGAATCCTCTCTAATTAAAAAAGAATGTATTATAGTTGATTGGAATCCTCTCTAAAAAAAGGATGTATTACAGTTGATtggattttcaaaaaattttgctTTTATTCAACAAAATAAGAAACAATTTTAAACAAGATTGAAAAGCAagtaaagaagaaaagaaaagaaaaaaaaggagataATTCAAAAATTCTTAAGAAATCCTAAATTGGCATTCAACAAACATGGATTGCacaattatattaataattttcaATCAAATAATACTATGTAACTAACTTTTTGCGATAAATATCagttaactttttaaaatttattttatttatcttaaattctaaatcctaatttataaatatttaatcctaaattctaaattataacCTAAACACTAAAATTGGCTAATACTAgctaactaaaaattaattttctatacTTTCTCTTTTCAATCAAGAATTATCCTTCATCGTTCACTAAACatataataattgaaaataaatattATCACTCATATTAATAATGACAGTTTTTTATTAAATTCTTGAAAATatacaatacaaaaaaattatatttacaaTGATATTATCAAAAAAAGAAGTGAAATTATCATTTTtctaataattaatcaataaatatatacctaataattaatttatcatgCATAAATATCCATAATCATAAATAATCACACACAATAAGCTTACTCTACTTAGATGCCCATATTATTCAATATAAACATACAAGTAAAGGTGAagaaagaaagtgaaaaaaataATGACGCATTATAATAAAATGAGTTTCAAAGCATCTTCATTGTAACACCACAAATAGAGGTGGCgagatatt
The DNA window shown above is from Arachis ipaensis cultivar K30076 chromosome B08, Araip1.1, whole genome shotgun sequence and carries:
- the LOC107611314 gene encoding uncharacterized protein LOC107611314, with amino-acid sequence MVGCVYKVISKVLVRRMRSVMPHLVRETQSAFVKGRKIHDGALIACETIQWLKLRKKQAAIVKLDFQKAYDRVRWSFVDIVLQKMGFGLQWRTWVKECVTTASMSLLINGSLTKPFKMERGLRQGDPLSPFLFVLVVDVLHRMVGEAVRNDRISPLLVGRDNIELSHLQFADDTILFCPQETEMLVNYKRLLRCFELMSGLSINFEKLSLISVNCEKEWVTNMCGLLGCAEAILPVSLPVYYLSLYKMPKEVAEKIIGLQRRFLWSKEDGNNEIPLPTSAIKRGPWKDICQLNIKEQQARDMMIRGLSMEVGNGRNIHFLEDTWLQGGSLRDCFLRLFSVSNQQGSVIGDCGFWDGLEWVWDFQWRRELFQWELELLNQLQDWLRVVRLSVDRENSIVWKFDKNGVFSTSSFVQVLQQETLSTDIMSYNFTSSIWRGLVPPRVELFAWFVLVGSVNTKERLSRLGIINHHDNMCVLCKKDIEFVHHLFFACEFTWQVWCAWLTFTDRAWITPGTVKEFFESWTGVTGGKSEQKKWLIGFCAVIWNIWLERNSRVFQRVETSVEGVKILSFLSYKEWCGVDPFGC